The nucleotide window TACAGTCACTGGTCACTCACTAGCCACCTGGCCACCCAGCAAAGGTGTCTGACCTCCACAAATATCCAGTATACTTTAACTTTCTAGAAGTCCTGTGTAGACATTAAGCTTTATTATTGGAGGAGCCcaaaaataacagaactattctAAGTTAGGCTCGAGAGTCAGTCAGCATCCCTCCCCTCCACAGGGCAATCTCTTGTCAAGGAAAGACCTTGGGGTTGCCCCAAAGGTACAGCAAGGATCTGTGTCAGCTCTGAGGCTTGCACGCCTAAAAACTCACACGAACCATGATTTTGAAAAAACAGAGATGATGcggggagggaaaaaaaaaaaaaaacaaaacaaccaaaccaaaaaaaggcGGTATAAGCTAATAAATATGGTAAGAGAATACAAGAAGGCAGCGGCGCTGCCCCCCCTGCGGTGCCCCCGCCGGCCGGCAGGTGGCGCCCATGGCCCGGCAGCCGCGGCCACGGCCCGCGCCGCCCCTCGGGCCGCGGCAAACACGCGGCTTTACATGGATATGGATTTCTATCgtttcctttggaaaatgtGTCTGCAGCGTCTCCCGAACGCTGCTACCACCGGAATAGGAAACAGCTGCTTTTACAGAGCTCGTCTGGATTAGACATAACGCTGAAAAGACGGTGTAAACAAGTCGGCAGAAGGGCTGTACGTAACAGAAGAAGACGGGATAGCTATTAAGAAGCACTCTCTCCTCAGCTGGTATTAGAAGAAAACCAGATTCCACTTCAAATAGACATGTCTGTTACTATTAAAATCTAATtcatatatatgcatgtataaaTATGTCTACCCATGCTTTCAAACCCGAGTATATAACACTGCCATGGGTAGCCTGTTAAGACTGCTTAGGTTTATACCAACTAAAACAAATTTGTGTTCTCACTTCAGGGCTGTGACATAAACCAGGTTTTGCACTCTGGCTTTCTCCTGACAAATTTTGCAGTGCATGACAGTTTTATGTCTAACTCCAGATGCCACATTTCCTAGAAAGCAACAATTTTCTGCACCCGTGAGGTCTGTGAGAATATCAGCTCCCTGTTTTGTGCATGTGTTGCACGAGTCGATTGTCCCAAATGGCACTTAAGACTGTAAGGAGAATTGCAGAAATTGTTACTAAAGTGTAATGACTGTTCCGTCCTCCTCGATACCTCCCCTGGGGATAACCAGACTGTGTCGGGGATCAGTTTTTAAGGAACTGAGTAATTTGTGGATGTTGCCGTTGCTTTCTCGGCCAGAGCTGTTGTTGAGCACCAGGTCCCTTTGAAGTCTGTGGCTAAGGCTGCTACCATTGATTCGAGAGAGGCTACTGGAAGTAAGGCTGTGCAGTTTAGGAATGTGTTGTGGCTCCAGACCACCCTCGATGACAATGTCAGCCTCTTCGTCACTCTCCATTTCATCAGGGTGGAAGTTCTGCAGCACGTGGGGTGTAGGCAAGCTATGGTGACTCGCAGTGCTGTCTGTAGACTGGCCAGAGCTACCAGACATCCTACTGCTCCGAATAATATTGTTCCTCTGGTTTGCTGGCTTGACTGTGATAATGAGATTGTGGCTGTTGGCAATCATCATGTCTGTGACTTGGTCAAGAGTCTTTCCTGCTACTTCAATGCCATTGACTTCCAGGACTTCATCATTCACAGCCAGCAAGCCTGTGCTCTCTGCCAAGCCACCAGGAACCATACGGGAGATGAAGATACCGGGAACTTTTTCCAGTCCGTGAGGAGTCACCCTTACACTGGTGCCATCACGAATGTAAAACCCCAAGGGTTTCTCACACCCGTGTCGATACAGCCTCACTCTCCTGTGTGTTTCGGGGAGAATGTCCACATCAATTATGGAAGACACTGGTCTAAAATCATGAGGCATACTAATGTTGATGTGGGGACGCCGGCGGAGGTTGTCATTGCGCAGTGTCACCAGAGCCTTCTTCTTCCTCGACAGTGTATTGGTCCCGAAATTGCTGTAGTCCACTTCATCTGAAAGAGAAACAGTACCAATGTATCAAACAGAATAACTCAATCTGCAGggcattttcctcctccagtTGGTTCAGTGAAGGCACTAATAGCAatatggaaataataataataataataatatgaaaaaataatactaatatgagaaaaaatcaaattaattcttCCACTTACTCTAATCTTTGTTTCACTTTATGCCCAGCACAACACTTAGAATGAATTAATTGTTTACAATGACTCCCCATACTTCTTCCATGTTTTGAAGAAAAGAGACTTCTGATTCTCAACTCTTATCAGCTGTGCAGAAGGCAATTTCTTGCTGCAAGCCTGCTATACCATCTTGGACATGAGACTGTATTTTCAGAGCTGGATTGTAATCTTACACATACTTTTCAAGTGGGCATTCCTAACCTAAAAGTCTGAATTGGGGAGTGTTTTAATACCCACTACAGTGCCTTAACTTTATGTACAAACATGAAAGCAAGAGTGCAAGAGAGTAGTTGGATATGTTTTCAGCCTAGGCTTTTCTAGTAAGGGAGTTTTGTTAATATGCATCTCTCGGTACATCACTTTTCTCTCTGGAGTATTTTACTTCAGTTCAGCAATAAAGTTACTTGACAGCAATAAAAAGTGCTAAAAGTGCCATATAACAAAAGGTAGTGTGTAAGCAAGCAACCAGGCAGAAAGAGAAGCAGGTAGAAGGAAACTCTTCTGCTTAGTCTGTATGCTAAGGATCACAGAAAGGACATGGATTCACACCCACACTCCTGCCTTGAGAGCAAGATTCacaggaaaatgcttttctggaGTCTGCAGTTTAAGgaattgtttaaatatttcagtctctgtAGCAGTTTATCCCAAGGGCATGTGAAAAGTGATCACCTTTAATTCATCCAAGTAAACTAAGTTATTCCACGTAAGAAGTTCATGTTGTGCTTTGCATAAAAATACTTAAGTCATGAAGTTGTTAGTGTACAAATTGCATCACTGCATCTCACAACAAAAATACTGTGCATATTTTAGACATGAACCATGCACTAGCTGGAAAGTTATTTCACCAGGAGTTTAAGCATAGTTTTCAGATAAACTAACAGACTTGCAGTTTATTCTCCTGTTGAAGATGAGCAGTACCATACAAAGTACAATTACAGAACTGCCCCTAAGAAAATTGCTTATCTGACAAATTAACTTTGCATAGCAATGTTTGAAAGAGTAAGACAATACCTGATAAaggctggaggagggaaaagggtgTTAGTAAAAACAAGCttataattgcatttttatgtCTTGCAAGGTTTCATTTTCAAGTCCACTTTCAAGATGTATTATTGACAGACTCAATCAAGTGACATTAGGTTACACTAATTAGAGGACACTAAAAAAAAGTAGTCAATAGCAACCTGACCTAACTGAACCTCCTCGAAGCAGGGTGTTAGATTAGGTGGGCTCCAGAGGTGGTCCCTTCCAGTCTAAGTTATACAGTGATCCTACACAGTCCTTTGggctggaaaaaataatttaaagacttcagaaagattatttttgcaTTCTCCTATAAGTTATTTACACTGGCTATAGTAACCCTGAGGACATCACATGGCATCTGGAAGGTCATCCTGAAGAAAAGGTTTATGTGAAATGAAGATATTCCTTGGACAAATCTGTTGTGTTTAACTTCACATTcacctcttctctctcttcccagGATGTTCAGAGCTGTACCAGCTGCATAGGCCCTATTGTGTTATTTAGACCCATGAGGCACAGGATTGGAAGTCCTTAAAATCACCCAAACACAAGAAGCTCCAAACTGGTTTCTGGGAGGGTATTCACAGCCAAAACAGTGACTGTGGAGAGATGGCACCTTCTCAAATCCACCTGGTGAACAGTCAGTGCAGTGACTACTCTTTTGAGTACAGTAGCCAATTACTGCAGCAAAAGCCAGGTCATTATTCCTCTTCTTCCATCAACAAGATCACCATCTATATTAACTACTTCTGATGGATGACTCCAAAGGTTcacaacaaatatttttccttgtaaaataTGGGTGTACAAGAGATATCTTTCATCACCACAGTCTCTAGCACTGTGCCCAGCTCACCCCCACAATTCACTGATAAATTTCTGTGGCAGTCCTATGAAAACAACTTGGGGCTTCAGATCTAGAATCTGAATTCTTCCTTACTTGAAATACAGTGCTTTAGAACAGTAGTGCTGTGCCTTAAGGTTCAAGAGAATCTTTATcacaaaattttcagtttaagaTGCCAATTAAAATTACACATGGGTTTATGCATTTAAGACTGTCTCTAGGAGTACTGGCAAAAAAGCTTAAAACAAAACCTGCATTCCCTAAAGACTCAGAAAATCAGGCAGGTCAGTACAGTTGATTGCACTGCAAGTAAAATGAAACACATGCCCTGGAAAGCCATCTATCCCCTGGAAGCATGCAGGTAGCTGTtacctccctctctctctctctaagTATATTAATACCTTCTTACTTTAGGGCAGACTTGCAAAAGTTTTACCAAATAATTGATCTGTGAATATTTGTTGACAAAACTGTCTTCTTTCCCTTAAATTAACAATAACCTACATAGTTAATTCTCACAAGATGCAAATTTGTGATGATAAAGTAGCAAAATCACAGAAGTATGATGGCCCTCCTAACACACATAAGTAATTTCTGAAGCATCTTCCTTGAGCTGAACCACCAGCAGGGCACTGGCACAAAAGAAGTGATTGTTTTGTGCCTGTGACCTCCTCACCTGTGCTCAGCCCACTAACCAGTCTCCCCAGATGATTGCCAGCATTCCTAACCTCTGAACAGCTTCAAAACAACCACcccctttaaaaacaaaaagcccatCTCACCACAAAAATGCTAACTTTTTCCTCCAAACACAAACCAGGCATGATCATTGCAAGTGATGCAGGTTAACTTCAGTGTGGGACCACTGACTGTTCTGGGATTTAGTATTACAGGGCTGGACCATGTTAAAAAATGAAGTCCATGTCCTGCTGATGACtggagtttttgtttttaaaacagtgaCAAGCAGTAGTTTCCAATTCTGACTATAAATGGGGTTCTATATGAGGAAGATGAAATCTAATTGTAACAGGTAAAAACTGTTAAAAGCTATTACAGGTTGGAGAAATGAAAGCTAATTTGAAtagtttttaagaaaaaaatactaactttattttctagaaaaaaaaaaaccagaatacaTGCTCTTTGACAATACAGGGATTATTACATTACTTGAATTCAAGATAACTGGCTCTCTAGCGGTTATGTTCACTTTAGACAtcaccttaaaataaaaaaaaaaaagtaaaacaaaacacttctgtAGAACAAAACAGCTACACCCTCAATGTTATTTAAAACCACTACTCTTGCTGTAGGAATAAAGAAAAGTGTGTCAACTGAAGTTTAACATCATTAGCTGTTGCTGTGGCAGCAGAAAGTCATCAATCCCtaccaaaatgaaaataaaatttccttcttCACAAGGAAACTGGGAGAAGTTAGCCAATATAATTCACTTTTATCAACTATGTCGTGGTCACAAAAAGGTGCACTATCCCTTTCCAGTACTAAACTGCTCAGGTGGCAGATTGAAATGGAAACTGTATCAGTGCAAAATTTATGATGACACACTTTTAATGAAGGTCAGCAACTTGTCAGGTTTTGAGTTTCTCACCATACAGGACTGCAAGCAGGAATGGCACCAGGAATGCCACTTCAACTAAAGAAATGGACTGTGCTTGATGCCAGGTTTCAGGCAAGACCAGAATGTACCATATGGAACCAAACAGAgctcatttttcatttgttgcCATATCAAATTCCCCTTCTGCAGAACAGAAGGCATCTATAGAACTCTGCATGTATACTAGCAAGAGAAGTGGCATCAAATGGCACATCTGAGCAATGCTTAAAGCACTGAATCTTACAGGGTCTCATATTTTCTTATGTCTCAAAGGAGGCCAGACTTAGATGTTACTGACATACAGGTGATAGAGGGAGAATTAGTCTTTTAGGTCTTAACCATGTCCCTCATTTCTCAGAATATGTCAGATTACATGGATCATTTTAATCTACAAGATGCAGTGCTTTCAGATAAAATGTACTACAAACTGGATGGATAATCCTAGATAACCACTAAACTTTAACAGGCTTGGACTGAATTTTACTTGTGCCCATAATTTGCTCTTGACTGAAAATACTGTTCCTGTAAAAAAGAGATGGGGAACATAATTTACCACAGTTGGAGAAGAACTCCTGACCTTTTCAATTCTCTCTTACTTGGATCTGCAACCCAAAGCTACACAAAAAATACCTCAAACTCCTCTGTAGGCACTGAATAGCCACTCTTTTCCCCGAAAGCTTCAGCTTTCAGTACAtttgaagaaacattttctctaTTAATGAGTTACACAAAATCTGAAGTATTTTGGTTGAATCTTTTCTGTCACTATATGTTTGGTCGGTgaggtggttttgggtttttttaaaactacCTACTTACCCATAGAGACCTTTCTGTTAGAGAAGATACATGTACAGATCCCTGCATGCACAGATGGAGACCATGCTCACTTTCTTCAcaatggtgatggtggtggTTAAAAACGTACCTGTAAAATCTATAACTTCGAGGTGCTCTTCTAACAATTCTGTAGTCAGCCTGTGGCTTTACAGAACACCTTACACCTTCCTAGTGGGCATCACAAATCCTATCGTTAAGTCACACAGGACATCACAGCAGAGCATACTAAAGGGCTATTTATAAGGCTAAGAAAACTGCTTAGAGCATTTGGTTGTAGTCAAGAGAGTATTGTATTTCTGTAATTTACATGAAACAAGAAATTATAGACCTTCTGAAAAAACCACCAGGAGCACCACTCCCACTGCTTGGACAGCTGCTTTTCATAGGAACTGCCTGCCAGATAAAAtaccaaagcttagccagataAGATTGTATAAACAAGCTGAATTCCACAGAGAAGCAGACTGCCAGGCTCCTATAGGAACAGTTCGTTGCAGAGTCTACATTTTCAGTGTACATGCACTCATGGCTTATTATTTCCTCTGGGAACTGTGGAACGTTAGTTGACAGCCCTGGAAAGTACTTCAAAGACAAAATTACTTCCACTAGGGAGAGCGGCACTTCAGGCAGCTTGGGAAGGAGGCCAATGAGTCATTAATAGTGAAGGGTAACCCCTCCATCCAACAGATCTCTATTACTGAGCATTCAAATTAGCAGCAGTCATAAAGCCACTTCAAGGCAATGTGTCATGTTTAACCCTTCTACCTTTCTGTGTCCCGGCTAGAAAACACTATCCATGTTTGACAGAAACTGCAATCCCTTtctattttctcagaaaaatcaACACCAGAAGCATTTGTGAAAACAATCAGACAGCAAATAAGCTGGCAGTCTCTCATTTATGACCTGTAAGGCTGACTGCATGCAAAGGGATTTAAGAGGAAACAGATACAAAATGAACTATGACTTGGGGGGAGGACCACTGCCAATACTGCTCATCAAGGATTATTTAATGTCAGGAAAAAGAAGGTTATCTGAATGCTAATGTTGCATTGTATGTGTTgcaggaatattaaaaaaatccagccaTACTGCTGCCAGAAACCTCTGAgtgaaccaaacaaaaaaaaacacactgtGGGTAAAGAAGTTGTAGCTGCTATTCTGTCAAAAATCAAGTAATGTATCCCACACATGCACAGACCCACACACTTACTCACTCCCTCTCTCCCTTCATATGACTGTTTCAGAAGAAACTGGACACTATCTCATCAACATTTAGATGACCACCTAAATGTTATAGCTTAACATTCAACAGGACTTTTGAAGCAGGAACTATGCCTAATAAACTGCAGTTTTTAGTTGCAAAAGGCAACCTTCTTTCTCCAGTGATTCAGTCAGTACTAGAGAGATAAATCTGCCTTCCTACTTAGGAAGTGTTCATTAGTAGGTTAGGATAAAAACTTAACACAGATGTATCATACAAATGTATCTCTGCTTCCAACATGTTTATAAACTTGTAATATCCTACTTTCTTTCAAGAAGGTAAACgttattttgttttttggtttagCATGTTACAGCAGTCAAAACTAGAATTGCATTAATCTCAGTCTCTTTACAGTGTCAGACATGtataaaaaacatttctaagcTGGTTGCTTTGAGATGGAGACAATCAATTCCTTGGGacttcagcctgtgctgctggtgcgGCCTCCTGCACTTCTCACTGCTTGTCATGGGAGGCCACTGTTCCCTTGCTGAAtcccttccttttccagcaGGAGGCCCTTGTTTTTGACTTCCAGACCTGCTTCAATGGAGCAGAAGCACAACCTGCAAGTTTGTCCCATGAAAGAAGTGAGGCCTTTGGAAGAGATGGGTGCTACCAAATATAAGTAAGCACCCAGGGATGTGCCTCCCAAAGTTATCCTTGTCCGCAGAAATATCAAAACCCAGCTCTCCAAACTGTCCCATAAACTACAGTACTCCAAATTTTACAGTGGAAGTGCAGATAGTGATGACTAGGATTTTCAGGGCTTTCTTCCTCTAAGTTTGATATGTGACTTCTATCCTAAAACATGCCAGAAACAACAGCCTTTCTCCCTTTGCTGCTTTCCACAAACCACATTATGCCAAGATTACGTTATTGCAGCACTAGAAAATTGTGGGGTTTGAGCTTTGGCTTCATTGCCGGGTTTTTTTGAAGTATTAGTTAATCTTTCCCACTTCCTGCAGGAGGTCAGTCAGAAGTTGGGAGGAGTCATGTTTTTGCTGCACTTCTCAGATATCAATCATTATTATGTTCATCCCAGGTCACAGGTGCTGCCCAGGAAGTTTTGATGGTGAGCTGGCTTCCCAGGACAGTCAGCAGTGAGGACACTCAGCAGCAGTACTGGATCGGTGGTGCATGCAGAGGGCAACAGTATCACCCGtacacagctctcctgctggccTGCCAAAAGAAGCCTAGCACCACACAACTCCCAGCAACCATCAACAACTGTCTTCATCCAGCTGATGGCACCAAAATGGGAGGGCTATCAATCCTATTCAAAGATGTTtgggggaacaaaaaaaaaaaaaaatcaccttcaAAACCACCCTCCCAAACCGATAATTTCATACAATCTATTCAGCAAGTTATCATTTAagatttaaagttatttttaaaaaccctt belongs to Vidua macroura isolate BioBank_ID:100142 chromosome 1, ASM2450914v1, whole genome shotgun sequence and includes:
- the PARD6G gene encoding partitioning defective 6 homolog gamma, translated to MNRSFNKSQTLRYLECSAVEVKSKFGAEFRRFSLDRYKPGKFEDFYKLILHIHHIANLEVMIGYADVHGDLLPINNDDNFFKAVSSAHPLLRVFIQRQDEVDYSNFGTNTLSRKKKALVTLRNDNLRRRPHINISMPHDFRPVSSIIDVDILPETHRRVRLYRHGCEKPLGFYIRDGTSVRVTPHGLEKVPGIFISRMVPGGLAESTGLLAVNDEVLEVNGIEVAGKTLDQVTDMMIANSHNLIITVKPANQRNNIIRSSRMSGSSGQSTDSTASHHSLPTPHVLQNFHPDEMESDEEADIVIEGGLEPQHIPKLHSLTSSSLSRINGSSLSHRLQRDLVLNNSSGRESNGNIHKLLSSLKTDPRHSLVIPRGGIEEDGTVITL